A section of the Canis lupus baileyi chromosome 5, mCanLup2.hap1, whole genome shotgun sequence genome encodes:
- the NBL1 gene encoding neuroblastoma suppressor of tumorigenicity 1 isoform X1, translating to MESSRALEAAGTMLRVLVGAVLPAMLLAAPPPINKLALFPDKSAWCEAKNITQIVGHSGCEAKSIQNRACLGQCFSYSVPNTFPQSTESLVHCDSCMPAQSMWEIVTLECPGHEEVPRVDKLVEKILHCSCQACGKEPSHGLSVYVQGEDAPGSQPGPRPHPHPGGQTPEPEDPPGAPHAEEEGAED from the exons TTCTAGGGCTCTAGAGGCCGCGGGCACGATGCTTCGGGTCCTGGTCGGGGCCGTCCTCCCCGCGATGCTGCTGGCCGCTCCACCGCCCATCAACAAGCTGGCACTGTTCCCGGACAAGAGCGCCTGGTGCGAGGCCAAGAACATCACCCAGATCGTGGGCCACAGCGGCTGTGAGGCCAAGTCCATCCAGAACAG GGCGTGCCTAGGACAGTGCTTCAGCTACAGCGTTCCCAACACCTTCCCACAGTCTACAGAGTCCCTGGTTCACTGCGACTCCTGCATGCCGGCCCAGTCCATGTGGGAGATC GTGACCTTGGAGTGCCCCGGCCACGAGGAGGTGCCCAGGGTGGACAAGCTGGTGGAGAAGATCCTGCACTGCAGCTGCCAGGCGTGCGGCAAGGAGCCCAGTCACGGGCTGAGCGTCTACGTGCAGGGCGAGGATGCGCCGGGCTCCCAGCCGGGCCCCcgtccccaccctcaccctggaGGGCAGACCCCTGAGCCCGAGGATCCCCCCGGGGCCCCCCACGCGGAGGAAGAGGGGGCCGAGGACTGA
- the NBL1 gene encoding neuroblastoma suppressor of tumorigenicity 1 isoform X2, translating to MLRVLVGAVLPAMLLAAPPPINKLALFPDKSAWCEAKNITQIVGHSGCEAKSIQNRACLGQCFSYSVPNTFPQSTESLVHCDSCMPAQSMWEIVTLECPGHEEVPRVDKLVEKILHCSCQACGKEPSHGLSVYVQGEDAPGSQPGPRPHPHPGGQTPEPEDPPGAPHAEEEGAED from the exons ATGCTTCGGGTCCTGGTCGGGGCCGTCCTCCCCGCGATGCTGCTGGCCGCTCCACCGCCCATCAACAAGCTGGCACTGTTCCCGGACAAGAGCGCCTGGTGCGAGGCCAAGAACATCACCCAGATCGTGGGCCACAGCGGCTGTGAGGCCAAGTCCATCCAGAACAG GGCGTGCCTAGGACAGTGCTTCAGCTACAGCGTTCCCAACACCTTCCCACAGTCTACAGAGTCCCTGGTTCACTGCGACTCCTGCATGCCGGCCCAGTCCATGTGGGAGATC GTGACCTTGGAGTGCCCCGGCCACGAGGAGGTGCCCAGGGTGGACAAGCTGGTGGAGAAGATCCTGCACTGCAGCTGCCAGGCGTGCGGCAAGGAGCCCAGTCACGGGCTGAGCGTCTACGTGCAGGGCGAGGATGCGCCGGGCTCCCAGCCGGGCCCCcgtccccaccctcaccctggaGGGCAGACCCCTGAGCCCGAGGATCCCCCCGGGGCCCCCCACGCGGAGGAAGAGGGGGCCGAGGACTGA